A single window of Nicotiana tomentosiformis chromosome 1, ASM39032v3, whole genome shotgun sequence DNA harbors:
- the LOC138900556 gene encoding uncharacterized protein yields MKSTKVEIPSIRIIVETEIEDKDWVKNRLDQLTLIDEKRLATVCHGQLYQQRMARVYNKKVRPGKFEIGQLILRHILPPHEEAKGKLAPNWKSPYIVTRVLPKESVVPGKHRKNIPETTVNVDAVKRYYV; encoded by the coding sequence ATGAAATCGACaaaagttgaaattccctctattcggatcattgttgaaaccgagattgaggataaagattgggtcaagaaccgattgGATCAATTGACGCTGATTGATGAGAAACGATTGGCCAcagtttgccacgggcagttgtaccaacaaagaatggcccgtgtctataacaagaaagtgcggcccggGAAATTTGAAATAGGACAACTAATTCTGAGACAtatcctcccacctcatgaagaagctaaagggaaattggctccaaattggaaaagtccatacattgtaacgagagtactgccaaaagagagTGTTGTACCTGGGAAGCATCGAAAAAATAtccctgaaacaactgtcaatgtggatgcagtcaaaaggtactatgtttga
- the LOC104099606 gene encoding cyclin-U2-2-like: MALAVTNSNISPRKLRDDLYFYSYQQDSNIPLVISVLASLIERNLARNQRIAKNCTWALSKNIRTRVFDCHETPDMTIQSYLERIFRYTRAGPSVYVVAYVYIDRFCQLYPEFRINPRNVHRLLITTIMVASKYVEDMNYRNSYFARVGGLTTNEMNKLEMEFLFMMGFKFHVNVSVFESYCCHLEREVSIGGGYEIERTLRCAEEIKSKQREERRCSQITRVLL; the protein is encoded by the exons ATGGCCTTGGCTGTAACGAACTCTAATATATCTCCAAGAAAGCTAAGGGATGATCTTTATTTTTACTCATATCAACAAGACTCAAATATCCCATTAGTGATCTCAGTTCTTGCTTCTTTAATTGAGAGAAATTTGGCAAGGAATCAAAGAATAGCAAAAAATTGTACATGGGCATTATCCAAGAATATAAGAACAAGAGTATTTGATTGCCATGAAACACCAGACATGACAATACAATCATATTTGGAGAGAATATTTAGATACACAAGAGCTGGACCTTCAGTTTATGTGGTTGCTTATGTATATATTGATAGGTTTTGTCAACTCTATCCTGAGTTCAGAATTAATCCAAGAAATGTACATAGGCTACTCATTACCACTATTATGGTTGCTTCCAAATATGTTGAAGACAT GAATTATAGGAATTCATATTTTGCAAGAGTAGGAGGATTGACAACAAATGAAATGAACAAATTGGAGATGGAGTTTTTATTTATGATGGGGTTCAAGTTTCATGTGAATGTAAGCGTTTTTGAGAGTTATTGCTGCCATTTGGAAAGGGAAGTGAGCATAGGAGGAGGCTATGAAATTGAGAGAACTTTAAGGTGTGCTGAGgaaatcaaatcaaaacaaagAGAAGAAAGAAGATGTAGCCAGATTACTAGAGTTTTGCTGTAA